The genomic stretch cataacCTTCCACCATCGTCATGGCCAACAACAACACACCCAGTCCTGATCCCTTTGTCCTGGAACAACTGATTGAAGATTCCAGCCGCGAACTGACAAACCGCCGCCGGCAGGAACGTGCTTTTACCGGACAGAGGCAACAGACTCAGCACATTCAACATGTCCACGGCCTTCAACAAGTCCAGAACGTCGAACAAACCCGTCCTGAAGGACAGGTTCAGAACGGCGAAGACGGGCAGACCCGGCCCCAGACTGAACCAGACCAGCTCCAATTGGTGAATGAAACTGATACCCGAGACGGGCAACACGCTTCCTCGTTCACCCACACCTCTGACAGACGAAGAAGCCATAGCCCGGACGGGGAGGAACAGATCAACATTCCCGAGGGCGCTGATCCGACTGCCATTCTCCTACTCAAAGAGCTGCAGAagaccaaccgcctcatccgCCAACAGGGCGATCGCATCCACGACCTGGAAAGGAGGCGACGATATCGCTCCCCCCAGCGGAGGCGCCATCGGTCACGTTCCTATTCCTCTTCGCGGTCTCCCCCGAGGAGAAGTCGCAAGCGCAGTCCATCTAGGTCTCGCTCCCCCTCGAGGAGAAACCGGCGCCAGCGGTCTCATTCCCGCTCTCCTCCTCGGAAGACGCGGAAGAATCAGAAACCTGAAACCACTGAAGCCAATGATCTCTCACCCGAGCAGGAGCGCCAAGGCCCCTCCAAAGCCGTGCAGAAAGTCCGCGAGCATTCTCCAAAAGACAACCGCAAAACCTCGGGCAAACCACGCACTAAGCCCCAGCGGGGCAGACATTCAAACTCCCCTGAACCCAGTGACGAAGAGGATTTCCGCAGTCCTTTGTCCGAGCAAATCCGGCGTGTTCGTCTCCcccgggggatggaaaaaccaccagcCTTGGACTACTATGACGGGACCACCGACCCCGATGACCATATAAGGAGCATCGAAGCTGTCATGGACTACCACGTGGTACGTGgatccatcaaatgccgcatctttccgaccacactaaggaaaggcgcgatgaattggtacaggaatctgccccctaactccatccactcctggaccgaACTGAAGGATCTTTTCCTAAGCCACTTCACCGCGTCTCGTCGGCAACCGAAGTCAGAAGCAAACCTTGAGGCAGTAATCCAAGGTACCAACGAATCTTTGAgagactacctcgacaggttcaacaaagaagctgtCCAAGTGCAGACCGCGGACTACATGAAAAGGTACCTACTCGAACGAGGGCTCCTCCCCGGAAGCGACTTCAAAAAAGCCATCAAGATTGAGGAggtccactccatgaacgccctccttcgcaaGGCTCAGGCCTTCATCAGATATGAGGAAGCAGAGGCTGCGACCACGAGAGCGTCACGAGACAACGATGCCGCTCGCAGTTCCAACCATGAGCCCTCAGCTTCGAGGCGCGGGCACGAGAGAAGGAAAGACGACAGGT from Vicia villosa cultivar HV-30 ecotype Madison, WI linkage group LG4, Vvil1.0, whole genome shotgun sequence encodes the following:
- the LOC131598542 gene encoding uncharacterized protein LOC131598542, which produces MANNNTPSPDPFVLEQLIEDSSRELTNRRRQERAFTGQRQQTQHIQHVHGLQQVQNVEQTRPEGQVQNGEDGQTRPQTEPDQLQLVNETDTRDGQHASSFTHTSDRRRSHSPDGEEQINIPEGADPTAILLLKELQKTNRLIRQQGDRIHDLERRRRYRSPQRRRHRSRSYSSSRSPPRRSRKRSPSRSRSPSRRNRRQRSHSRSPPRKTRKNQKPETTEANDLSPEQERQGPSKAVQKVREHSPKDNRKTSGKPRTKPQRGRHSNSPEPSDEEDFRSPLSEQIRRVRLPRGMEKPPALDYYDGTTDPDDHIRSIEAVMDYHVDLFLSHFTASRRQPKSEANLEAVIQGTNESLRDYLDRFNKEAVQVQTADYMKRYLLERGLLPGSDFKKAIKIEEVHSMNALLRKAQAFIRYEEAEAATTRASRDNDAARSSNHEPSASRRGHERRKDDRSLDIKERRGPSGRFNEYTPLNASRERILAECQNTDFKKSNIRPPKSNPARPGTDKSKYCKYHRSHGHMTEDCIHLKDAIETLIKEGRLSKYTQKGEPSRRDDHRNSDEGNSPDNRPLQGTCCTQQMGRIPIRHGRLQRRRSGLSHHQFREEKVR